The genomic segment AAAAAGATAAAGAACCAAATTAAAACTTTCCAATCTTAAAGCATTTACATAGGAGACTTATTTTAATCTTTATTGAAGGAACTCATAAAGAGGATGGTAACCAACAAAGGATATCATCCGGGAACCAGTTAAAATTTTGATGTTGTGTCCTATTATAATTATGTTTATATTTTAAATTGAAAGAAGTTCTTTTTAAAAGAGGCTATCACCTTGACTTTTAATTTTTAGGGAATATTTTAAATTTATGGAAGAGACTTTGTTACTAATAAAGCCTGATGCGATTCAAAGGAAGCTTGTTGGAAAGATAATTACAAGAGTAGAAGAGGAAGGGTTTGAGATTTTAGATATGAAGATGGTTTATCTTCCAAGAAAAGATGCTGAAGAGTTTTATATTCAGCATAAAGGAGAATATTTTTATGAAAGGTTAATTAATTATATGGGGGATAATAAAATAATTGCTTTAAGATTAAAAGGAAAAAATGGAATAAGTAGACTTAGAGAATTAATTGGAGAAACGGATCCAAAATTGGCAAAGAAAAATACAATTCGTGGAGATTATGGTCTTGGGGTTCCGCAGAATAGCGTCCATGCTTCTGACTCCCCTCAGTCTGCTAAAAGAGAGATTGACTTCTTTTTTAAAACTCCTCTAGGGATTTAGAGCTTCTTTATTAAGGAGGAAAGATGATCATACTTACTATCAATTGTGGAAGTTCTTCAGTAAAATATATGGTATATAACTGGGATACACAAAAAGAACTTGCTAAGGGAATTGTAGAAAGAGTAACATTAAAAGGGTCTTTTATAAGACATAAGGCAGAGGGAAGAGAAGAGGTAAGGATTGAGAAAGATTGCCCAACTCATAAAGATGCTCTAAACCTTGTTTTTAGTCTTCTTGTTGATCCGGAAGTAGGAGTTATTAAAAACCTTAACGAAATAAACGCTGTAGGGCATAGAGTTCTTCATGGAGGGGAAAAGATAAAGCATTCAATAAAAATTGATAAAGAAGCTATAGCTTTTTTCAAAAGTATTTATGAACTTGGTCCCTTGCATCTTCCCCCCCATGTAACAGGAATTGAAGCTGCTATGGAACTTTTAGGGAATGTTCCCCATATTGCCGTTTTAGATACGGCTTTCCATTCAAGTATGCCAGAGGTCTCATATATTTATCCTGTTCCTTATGAGTGGTATGAGAAATATGGAGTCAGGAAGTATGGATTTCATGGGACTTCCCATCTTTATGTTTCAAGGAGAGCGGCTGTTCTCCTTGAAAAAGACATAAGAGAGACTAATTTGGTGACCTGTCATATAGGTAATGGAGTAAGTCTAACTGCGATAAAAAATGGGAGGTCTTATGATCACTCTATGGGTTTAACGCCTCTTGAAGGACTCGTTATGGGAACAAGGTCTGGGAGTATAGATCCTGCAATCATCCAGTTCATATGCGAGAAAGAGAATAAAACAGTCTCGGAAGTTATTGATGATCTAAACCATAGAAGTGGGCTTCTTGGAATTTCTGGTAAATGGAGTGATAGAAGGGATATTCTTAGAGAAATGTCTAAAGGAGATAAAAGAGCTGAGCTTGCATTCAACAAAGAAGTTCATACACTTAAGAAATTTATAGGAGGATATATTGCAATTCTTGGAAGAGTAGATGCTATTGTCTTTACAGCAGGAGCAGGAGAAAAAGCTACTCTATTAAGAGAAGCTGTTTGCCTAAATATGGAGCATATTGGAATAAAACTTGACATAGAAAAAAACAAGGAAGAGAAAGGAGAAAGAGAAGCTTTTATTTCTACTGATGATTCTCCAATAAAAGTTCTTGTTATTCCCACAAATGAAGAAATAGTTTTTGTAGAAGATGTTGTGGGAATCCTTAAGGGCGAATACGAGTCTCATGAAACTTATAACTATTCTTTCTCTTCTCCTAATTATAAAAAATGAATATAATAGGAGGAATTGCAAAAGGGCATAAAATTTTTTCTCCTCCAAATGTAAGACCAACAATTGGGAAAGTGAGAGAAGCTATTTTTTCAATTATAGATGTGAGAGGGAAAAGTTTTCTTGATTTATTTGCGGGTTCAGGAGCAGTAGGCATTGAGGCTTTATCAAGAGGAGCGGTTAAAACAGTGTTTATAGAAAGATCGAAGAAAGCCACAGATTATATAAAAAGAAATTTAAAAAAGACAGGTTTTGAGGCAATTGTAATAAATGAGTCTGTTTTTCCTGCGTTAGATAAAATTGATGAGACATTTGATTTCATTTTTATAGATCCTCCATATGATTCAGAATTAATAAGTAAAACTTTAGGTAAAATCAAGAGAGTTTTAAAAAAAGAAACGGTAATAATTATTGAAACTCGCAAAGGAACAAAGTTTTCTTATAACGGTTTTGAAATTGTTAAAACGAAAACTTATGGGGACACCTCCCTTACATTCTTAAAGAGATGAGGATAGCATTATACCCTGGGACTTTTGATCCAATAACAAATGGACATATAGACATTGTCAAAAGAGCTCTTAAGATTTTCGATCATCTAATCTTACTTGTTTCTGACCACTATGGGAAGAGAACTCTTTTTTCTTTAGAAGAGAGAAAAAATTTATGCGAAATTGCGCTAAGAGAAATAAAAAATGTGGAGGTTCAGATCTGGAAGGGGCTTTTGGTAGAGTACCTTAAAACAAGGAAGATCGACGCAATTATAAGGGGAATCAGAGCTATTTCTGATTTTGAGTATGAGTTCCAGATGGGAATGATGAATAGAAGGTTTTTTAAGGATGTAGAAATTTTATATTTCTTCCCTGGCGAAAATTATATTTTTTTATCTTCGAGTATTTTGAAAGAAATAGCTCTATTTAATGGAGATATTTCGGATTTTGTGCCAAGAGAAATAGAGAGAAAGCTAAAAGAACGTCTTAGAGAAAGAAAAGAGAAGTAGTGGGAGTAGGTTCATATAAAGTCTTAATAGAGGTAAGGGGAGGGAAGGGGGGTGATGGCCTTGTAAGTTTTAGGCATTTCCCTAAAAAACCAAAGGGAGGCCCTGATGGTGGAGATGGAGGAAATGGAGGTGGGGTTTATATTGAAGCTTCGGAAAATTTTTATTCTTTGGAGCACTTGAGTTGTTTTGCATCTCTAAAAGCAGAAGACGGAGAAATTGGGGGAAAAGAAAAAAGACATGGAAGAAATGGAAATGACTTGATAATAAAGGTTCCAGTGGGAACAGCTATTTATGAAGGAGACGAGAAGAGTCTGATTGCCGATTTAGTAGAACCAAAGCAAAAAGTTAAAATCGCTAAAGGAGGAAAAGGTGGGAAAGGTAATGCGAGCTTCGCTACTTCTACTAATCATATACCAAAAATTGCCACTCCTGGAGAGCCTGGGGAAACGAAAAAAATTTTACTTATTTTCAGTCCAAAGGTGAAAGTCGCTGTAATAGGACCTCCAAATGTAGGAAAATCTTCTTTAATAGCCACTCTAACCGGGAAAAAGATCGATGTTGCCCCATACCCTTTTTCTACAAAAAAACCACATTTATGGACTCACATTCATAATTTTGAAAGATATACATTCCTGGACACTCCTCCTTTTGTGCCTGAAACTTTTGAGGAAATAAAAATTCTAACGAAAAGAGCAGAAATCCTTCTTATTGTTTTTGATTCTTCGGAGCTTAAAAATTTTAAAGAAATAGAAGTTATGGCAGAAGATTTCTTGAAGGAAAATAGAGACAAAAAAATTGCTATTGTTCTTTCGAAGATTGATAAAACAGACCAAATTCCTTCTTTTATTTCCTCTTATCCAATATTTCCTTTGTCAACAGAAACAGAAAAGGGTATGGATAAATTAAGAAAATTCATATTTGGAAAAGAGTAGATTGCAAAATTTTTCTAATGTCACTATAATTTTTATATGATAGAATTTAATCTTTTAAAATTATCAAATTTAAAATTAAAGGCTTCTAAGTTAAAAGAAATAATTATAGAGAATAAAGATCTTCTTGAGGAGAAAGAGTTTTTTAATAAATTAATTGCAAATAAAATCTTAACAAAAGAGCAAGTTCTTCTCTCGGAAAGAAAGGTGAATATAAAAAATCAAATTCGTGCTCTTCAGGATCACAAGGTGAAAATAATTACGGTTCTTTCTAAGGAATACCCCGAGCCTTTAAAAGAGATAGAGGATGCACCTCCTATTTTATATTGTAAGGGAAATCTTTTCTCGGATGACTCTAATGCAATAGCTATAATAGGGACGAGAAAGGCCACCGATTATGGAAGAACAGTAGCAAGGAATCTTGCTAAAGAGCTTTCTGAACGTGGAATTACTATAATAAGTGGTTTAGCAAGTGGAATTGATACTCAAGCACACTTAGGGGCTCTTCTGAGTGGAGGGAGGACTATTGCTGTTATGGGAACAGGAATAGACTTTGTTTATCCCCCTTCAAATAGAAATCTTGCAAAAAAGATTGTAGAAAATGGAGCATTACTTACAGAACTACCACCGAATTCTCCAGCGCTTCCTTATCACTTTCCTTCAAGAAATAGAATTATAAGTGCACTCTCTAAAGCAGTAATTGTGGTTGAAGCTTCTCTCCAAAGTGGTGTTTTCTCTACAGTGAGATGGGCTCTTGAATATGGAAAGGATGTTTATGCTGTCCCTGGAGATATAAATAGAAAAAGTTCAATGGGAACAAATGAACTCCTAAAAAATGGAGCTTTTCCTCTAACAAGTTACGAAGATTTATTAAATAATACAAAACTTTCGGTTAAAGAAAAAGAAGAAAAAAGGATCCCCGCTTTAGATGAAAAGGAGCAAAAACTGTTCGAGGTTTTAAATACAATGCCCAAGAGTATTGATTTATTAGTAAAAGAAGTTGGATATACCCCTCAAGTTGTTATAGCTACGCTGGCTTCCCTTGAAATAAAAGGGCTTGTAAGAGAATTGCCGGGAAAAAGGTTTATAAAAGAAGAATGATTGGAATAATAGATATTGGGAATACCTTCTTTCACTGTGGACTATTTAAGAGTTTTGAACTTATAAAAGTTAAAAGGACTCTGAGTCCTCTTGAAGTTAAAAATTTCTTTAAAAAAGTGAAAGATATTCTATGTATTTCTGTTGTTCCTTCAAAAAAGAAGTTGATTGAAGAAGTTCTTGAAGTTGAATTGATTTCTTTTCCTTCTCATCTTATCCAATTGAGTTATAGCTCAAAACCTGGAGAAGATAGGCTTGCCAATGGTATTGGAGCTATGGAAGTGAGTGGATTACCTGTGATTGTTGTTGATTGTGGAAGTGCAATAACGATCGATCTCTTTAGCGACCCAGATGATTCTAAATTTTTGGTTAAGTTTGAGGGAGGTGCTATCTTACCTGGACTTTCTTTATATTTTGAAGCCATCTATACTGCAGGAGCTTTGCTTCCCTCTATATCTCCTCAATTTGTTAGTAGTATTGGAAAAACAACAGAGGATTGTATAAAATTTGGCGCTTATGGATGTTTTGTTGGAGGGATGAAGGAAATTTTACTAAGACTGGATTATAAAAATAAAAATCTTATATTTACAGGTGGGGATGGGAATAAATTTTCTTCTTTTTTTGGAGCAAAATATGAGCCCAATTTAACTTTGAAAGGAGGAGTCGTTGCCTATAACAAGCTCTGCTCTTGAAACAATGCTATTAGCGGAAAATTTGGTAAGGGATATTTTTAAGCCTACTTGTGTTGCTCTTTTCGGAGAATTGGGTTCAGGTAAAACGGTTTTCGTTAAAGGGTTAGCAAAAGGACTTGGGATAAAAGAAGAAATAAGAAGCCCAACTTTTGTCTTAATGTGTTCCTATTATGGGAGAATGAAATTAAATCACATTGATCTTTATAGAATAGAAAGAGAGGAAGAATTTTTCCCTCTTGAAGAAGTTTTAAGTGAAGGAATTACAGCTATAGAGTGGGCGGAAAAGGTAAAGGAAATTCTACCCCCAAAAAGAATAGAAGTTAAATTTAAAATCCTTTCACAAAATAAAAGGGAGATAATAATAGATGATTATAGGGATTGATTGTAGTAGTAAAGAAGGGGGGATTGCCACTTCTCCTAATGTTTTTTATCCTATTGAGATAGTAGAAGATATTCCATTTAAGCTGAAGGATTTGAATATAAAAAGTGAAGATATTGAGAAGGTATTGATAACTTATGGACCTGGATCTTTTACAAGCCTGCGAGTGGGACTTGTTATTGCTCAAGGGATTGCATTACCTAAAAATACACCAATTCTAGGATATTCTACCTTCTATGCAATGATAGAAGGGATTCCGGAAGGGGATCTTTTCCCTCTTATTCCTCTAAGAAGTGAAGTGGTTTATGCTGCATATTTTAAGAAAAAAGGAGGGAAAATAGAAGAGATATTTAAAGACAAAATTATCAGAGTAGAGGATCTAATAATTTATCTTAAATCTAATTCTATTTCTTCTCCTATAATATTTGGTAAGGGAGCCGAAGAAAATAAGGCTATATTAGAAAAGAATGGTTTTAGAATTTATCTATGTTCTTTTTCTATAGCTTGTAATTTATTTTCTTTATACAATAGAAATGCAGAATTTGTGGAGAATCCTCTTACCCCTTTGTACATTTCAGAGCCTGGAGCTATCAAAAAACGTTCTATAGCAGAAATCAAGATTAGAGAAATGAAAGAAGAAGATCTTGAGAAAATTTTAGAAATCGAGAGAAGCGTTTTCAAAGATCCTTGGCCTTATGAAGTTTTTTATACTCGTTTTTATTCGGATTTTTGTATAAAGTTGGTTGGAGAGTTCTCCGGAGAGATTGTAGGTTATTTGTTTGGGAGTAAAGAAAAAAATAAGTTTCATTTAGAAAATTTTGCAATTGAAAAGAAGCATTGGAGAAAAGGTTTTGGAACAAAACTTTTAACATATTTGTTAGATGAACTTTCTAAAAATCCTGAAATAAATTCGTGTTATCTTGAACATAGAATCCAAAATAAAGCGGCCTTTGAATTCTATAAAAAGTTAGGGTTCACTTTTAAGGGAATAAAAAAAGGCTATTATGGAGAAAAAGAAGATGCGGTAATTATGGAGATAAAATTTTAATTTAGCTCTTTTAAAAAGGATGCCCAAAATTTAGATATATTTTACCTCTATAGTCTTTAGAAATTTCCTTTGAAGCTCTTGCATAATCAAGGCGTATTACTCCAATAGGAGAACCATAACCAATTCCAAATCCAAAACCTACATTAAAATCATTTAGGGATATTTCCTTCGGTTCCATCCAAAGAGAGCCAAAATCAGAGAAAATTATTGTATATAAGTTCTTGTAAACATTTATTCTAAGCTCTATATTAAATAATAATTCATCTAAGCCACTCTTTCTATTAGGTCTTGGATCAGGAAAACCAATAGAGGCTTCATCAAAACCTCTTAATGAACCATACCCTCCCATTTCAAGACGGATATCAGGGCTTATTTCTAAAGGATCTTCTTTAGGGAATGTAACAATAACTCTTGAACGTTGAGCGAGGACTAATCTGAAGGGAAGAGGATAAAAGGAAGCAAAGTCAAATGTTAAACGGTCGAAATGGTTGTCTCCTCCGAAAATACGTCCTGCGTAGTCATATTGAATAAGTAATCTTAAACCTTTATTTGGATTTAAGATGTTTCTTCTTTTATCAAACAAAAACCTACCAGAAATTCTATTTGTTATACTTATTGTATCTTCTGTTATCGTTGCTCTTTTATATTCATATGGAAAAGAGAGGATTGAGAAAGGTAAAAATTCTCTTTCAAGCACAAACTCAAAAGAAAAAGCTGATTCAAATTCTCGCCTCAATAAGGAAGGGGAGATTATCAGGTTAAAACCGCTTCCGAAAAGATAGGATTCTCTATAACTTAATCTATATTCCTGTTCCCATTCTTTAAATGTTAAAAATTTATTTTCTTCTTTTTGAGGAACCCCTTTGAAATAAAAATCGGTTATTAACCTCTGAAGATTTCCAAAAAGATCCAGATCCCCCCATTTGAAATTAAATAAAGTCTTACGGGGAGATTCGTAACCCATACCTATCTGGAAAAATCTTGATTTTTCCTCTTTTAAAATAAAAGTTATATCTACTGAGTCCTTTTTAACTTTCTCTTCGATCACTCTTATATGAGAAAAAAGTTCGGTTTTGTAAAGGTTACTTTGTGAAAGATAAACTAAAGAAGGCCTATAGAGTTCTTCTTCTTTTATCCTTAGTTCTCTCCTCGCAACTTTGTATCTCACGCTTTCTAAACCTTTAATCTTAATATTTCTCACATATATTTTCTCTCCTTCCTCTATAATTACTTTAAGATAAACTCTTTTTTCTCCTTCATCTAAAAAATACCTTTCTATCTTTATGCTTGCATCCACAAACCCTTTTTCTGCATAACTCGTTGATAAAGCATATCTTCCAGCATCTATAATACCTTCATCGTAATAACTTCCTTTTTTTATTGACAACTTTCCTATTATATATTTTTCCGAGAATATCTTATTTCCTACGATTTCCACACTATCAATTTTACTCCTTGTTCCTTCAAAAATATGATATGTTATAATGAAACCATTTTTCTTTGAATCGAATTCTCCTTCCATTTTTAAAATTCTCATACTAAAAAATCCCCTACTCCTGTAATAGCTTATTAACCTTTGGGGAGTTTCCTTTATAAATTGCTCAACATATTGGTCTCCCTCCTTTATGGGTAACAAATTTTTTAATTTATTACCTTTTACAAAGTGATTCCCTTTAAAATTTATCTTTAAAACTTTAATAAATTCGCCTTGCCGCAGTTCTCCAAAACAGCCATAAAGTAGAAGAAATAAAAAGATAAAGACCTTATTAATTTTTAAGATGTTCTTAAAAATTCCAAAATATTTTTCCAATGGGTTTCTCTTATTTCTTGCTTTGCAGTAACTCGTTTAACTCCTCTGGGTTAGTAGAAACATTCAATGCATCTTTATGAGTTATAATTCCTTGTTGAATTAATTCAATAAGAGAGTGGTTCATTGTTTTCATACCTTCTTTTGTTCTGGTCTGCATAATTGAATATAATTGATGTGTTTTCCCTTCCCTAATAAGTTTTCTAACCGCAGCTATAGAGACAAGTGTTTCTGTGACTAAGATTAATCCTCCATTTTTTCTATTCTTTACCAGGTCTTGAGAAATTATTCCAAGTAAATTTGCAGAAAGTTGAAGTCGAATTTGACGTCTTTGATGAGGAGGGAAAATGTTAATGATTCTGTCAATTGTTTGAATAGCACCTCTTGTGTGTAGAGTAGAAAGGACTAAATGACCTGTTTCCGCTGCTGTAATAGTCATCTGAATAGATTCTCTATCTCTCATTTCCCCAACAACGATTACATCCGGATCCTGACGGAGAGCAAATTTCACAGCTGTAGCGAAAGAATGGGTATCATTTCCTACCGCTCTTTGGTCAATAATTGATTTTTTATCTTCATATAAGAATTCTATTGGGTCTTCTATTGTTATTATATGAACCCCTTTATTTTTATTTATATGTTCAACTATAGAGGCAATAGTTGTTGATTTTCCACTTCCAGAAGGTCCTGTAATCAAGAGAAGCCCTCTTGGTCTTCCCGCGAATTCTTTTAAGATCTTTGGAAGATTTAGGCTATCAATATCCGGAATATCTTTTGGGATAAGTCTAAAAACGATCCCCATCGCTCCTTTTTGCATAAAAACATTTACTCTAAACCTGGAAAGCCCTGGGACATTTACTGCAAGATCCATTTCCTTTTCTTTCTCAAATCGCTCTAATTGTTTCGATGACATAATATTCTTTGCTACATTACCTATATCCTCTTGAGTAACAATAGGGTAATTTTCCCATCTAATGAGGTCTCTATTTTTCTTTATAATTGGATGAGAATTAACTTTAAGAATAAGATCTGAAATCCCCTCCTTTTTCATCCTATTTAGAAGTTCTCCAATATTAATAGCCATTTAACCCCTCGCCAAAGAAGCTTCAAATAAATTTGGATTAGAGGCTTTTGAAAGAGCTTCTTCGTAATCCACAAGACCTCTAAGATATAGATCCTTTAGATAATCATCAAGTAACTTCATTCCAAATTGTCCACCTGCTTTTATTATGTTATAAATTTGCTCCACCTTACCTTCCCTAATTGCATTCGCCACTCCTTTTGTGCCTATAAGTATTTCGAAAGCTGCAATCATCCCTTTGCCATCTTTTCTTCTTAGTAATGTTTGAGAGATTACAGCTCTAATTGTTGAAGCAAATTGAACTCTAATTTGATGTTGATGTTCTGGCTCAAAAACATCTACTATTCTATCCACAGTTTGTGGGGCATCTGGGGTGTGAAGTGTTGCAAAAACAAGAGCTCCCATCTCTGCCGCATTAAGAGCTCTTTCTATTGTTTCTCTATCTCTCATCTCCCCTACCATTATCACGTCTGGGGTCTGACGCATAACTCTTTTTAAAGCTTCTTCAAAAGAGTTCGTATCTACTCCTATTGCTCTTTGCTCAATTACGCTTTTCTTGTCTTCAAAAACGTATTCAATTGGATCCTCTATTGTTACAATGTGCTTTTTCTGTGTGAGGTTTATCTCTTCAATCATAGCTGCAAGGGTGGTGGATTTCCCTGCACCTGTTGGTCCTGTTACAAGAACAAAGCCATGGGTAGAAAGAGCAATCTCTTTGAGAATCTCTGGCATTTTCCATTCATCTATTGTCTTGACTTTTAAGGGGATAACCCTAACTGCTACACCTATTTTCCCTCTTTGGAGAAAAACGTTCATTCTAAATCTAGAAATTCCTGGAAGTTCATAAGAAATATCAAGCTCCCATTCTTTTTTGAACCTCTCTATTTGTTCTTCGGTCATTATTTCAAAAATTAGTTCTTTAATTTCTTCTAAGGAAAAAGGTTTGTAATTTTCTAATCTTTTTAACTCTCCTTGAATTCTTACAACAGGAGGTTCGTCTACTTTAAGGTGAAGATCTGAACCTCCAAGCTTTACAACCTCATTTAAATATTTTTCAATTTTTGCAGCCATTTATCCTTTCAAAAATACACCCGAAAGGACTCGAACCTTCAACCTTCCCGGCCGGAGCGGGACGCTCTATCCATTGAGCTACGGGTGTAAATTTTTGGAAAAATCTTTATTTTCTACCTCTCTTTTTAACACTTTAGAAGGCTTAAAGGAAGGTAACCACCTCCCAGGGATTTTCACTTCTACATTCGTTTTTGGATTTCTCCCTATTCTACTTTTACGAAATTTGTTTTCAAAAACACCGAATCCTCTGAATTCAATTCTGCTATTAGTATAATAAACTTCTTTAATTTCTTCGAGGAAAGCTTCTATTACTGTTCTTACTTCTTTTACTGGAATTCCAGTCCCTTTTGAAATATTAAGGACAATATCTGCTCTCGTTTTTGTCATAAAATCCTCCTTTGTAATTTTGTTAAGATATTTAATTACATTTACTTATAAGTAAGTATATAAACAAAAAATAAAGTAATGTCAAGGGGTTATTTTTTCTTTATCTCTTCTTTTAAAAGTTCGCTCGCTATAACAAGTTTTTGTATTTCGTTAGTTCCTTCGTAAATTTGAGTAATTTTTGCATCTCTCATCATTTTCTCTACAGGATAGTCTTTCATATACCCATAACCCCCAAAGACTTGTATTGCTTCAATCGTCACTTCCATTGCTACATCAGAAGCAAATAGCTTTGCCATTGAAGATTCTTTAGAAATTCTCTTTCCTCCTCCATCTATATACCTTGCAACCTGGTAAGTCAAAGCTCTTGCTGCTTCTACTTTTGTTGCCATTTCCGCAAGTTTAATCTGAATAGCCTGAAATTCACCAATCTTTTTCCCAAATTGTTTTCTTGTATTTGCATAAGAAACAGCTTCTCTTAAGGCACCTTCTGCTATCCCAACCGCCTGAGCTGCTACACCCACTCGAGAATTATCAAATGTTTTCATAGCTACCATAAAACCAGCACCTTCTCTTCCTATTAAATTTTCTTTGGGGACTTTACAATTTGTAAAGACAAGCTCCCTTGTGGCAGCCGCTCTTATCCCTAGTTTGTCCTCTTCTTTACCGAAAGAAAATCCTTCGTAACCTTTCTCTACAATTATTGCAGATAGTCCTCTTATACCTCTCTCTGGATCTGTAGAGACAATAACACAATATATATCAGCTTCTCCTGCGTTAGAAATAAATATTTTATTCCCATTCAAAATATAATAATTCCCGTCATCTTTTGCTTTAAGTTTTACATTCCCTGCATCAGAACCAGCCTCTGGCTCAGTTAAGGCAAAGGCAGCCCATTTTTCTCCTCTTCCTATTAATGGTAGATATTTCTTTTTCTGGTCTTCGCTTCCGAAAAGGATTATTGGTATTGCTCCAAGGCCGTTCGCGGCATAAGCTGTTGCTACTCCTCCATCCACAATAGAAATTTCTTCTATAGCAAGACACATCCCAAACATTCCCATCCCTAGGCCTTCATATTCCTCAGGGATAAAAACTCTTAAAAGATCAGATCTACCTAATTCTTCCTTAATTTCTGGAGCGAGTTTACTTTCTCTATCCATCTTCTCTCTTAAGGGCTTTATTTTCTCTTCTGCGATGGCTCTTGCGACTTCCTTTATCATTTGTTGTTCTTCGGTAAGATTATAATCCATATTACCTCCTTTAAAGTTATTTGTTGTTCTATAAAATTTCAAGATTGGCTTTCTTTTAAAATCAAGCTTGATAAAATCTTTATGTGTTCTGGAGTTGTTCCGCAACAGCCTCCAATAAGTGTTGCTCCTCTTTTATAACATTCAAGGGTAGAAATAGCAAAATTTTCAGGGTTCATATAAAAAGTCTTTCCTTCTCTTATTTCTGGCTTACCAGCATTTGGCTCGGCTATTATAGGTAAAGAGGTCATATTTTTGAAAATAGAAACCACATTAGCCATCTCTAAAGGTGTGAGTTCTCCACAATTGGTTCCTATTATATCTGCTCCTTCTTTAGATAGTTGTAAGGCACAATCCCTAACAGAATCCCCCATTATTGTTCTCCCTCCATTTTTATCTGTATGAAAACTCATTGATACAATAGTAGGAAGATTCGAAGTATCCTTACAAGCACGTAAGGCCCAAATACCCTCTCGGAGATCAGTGATTGTCTCGATTATAAAACCATCCACCCCTTCTTCTAAAAGATATGAAGCTTGTTCTTTAAAGGCTTCGTAAAAATCTTTCTCTTTATAAGATCCATAAGGCTCAAGTAATTGTCCTGTAGAGCTAATATTCCCAAGAATAAAAACTTTATCCTGAGCTGCAGTTTTTGCA from the candidate division WOR-3 bacterium genome contains:
- a CDS encoding homocysteine S-methyltransferase family protein, with translation MNFLDFIKKNNFVILDGAMGTELERRGSPGGPRSNLINPEKVIEIHKDYINAGSHAIITNTFGMNRIYIQTHDLKIEVEEVNRKGVFLAKTAAQDKVFILGNISSTGQLLEPYGSYKEKDFYEAFKEQASYLLEEGVDGFIIETITDLREGIWALRACKDTSNLPTIVSMSFHTDKNGGRTIMGDSVRDCALQLSKEGADIIGTNCGELTPLEMANVVSIFKNMTSLPIIAEPNAGKPEIREGKTFYMNPENFAISTLECYKRGATLIGGCCGTTPEHIKILSSLILKESQS